The proteins below are encoded in one region of Lactuca sativa cultivar Salinas chromosome 3, Lsat_Salinas_v11, whole genome shotgun sequence:
- the LOC111881560 gene encoding glyceraldehyde-3-phosphate dehydrogenase, cytosolic, protein MGSDKKIKIGINGFGRIGRLVARVALQRDDVELVAVNDPFITTEYMTYMFKYDSVHGQWKHHELKVKDEKTLLFGDKPVTVFGIRNPEEIPWGAAGADFVVESTGVFTDKDKAAAHLKGGAKKVVISAPSKDAPMFVVGVNEKEYKPELDIVSNASCTTNCLAPLAKVINDRFGIVEGLMTTVHSITATQKTVDGPSMKDWRGGRAASFNIIPSSTGAAKAVGKVLPALNGKLTGMAFRVPTVDVSVVDLTVRLEKKATYEQIKAAIKEESEGKMKGILGYTEDDVVSTDFIGDNRSSIFDAKAGIALNDNFVKLVSWYDNEWGYSSRVIDLICHIASVQA, encoded by the exons ATGG GATCAGATAAGAAGATTAAGATCGGAATCAAcg GATTCGGAAGAATCGGTCGTCTAGTTGCCAGAGTTGCTCTCCAGAGAGATGATGTTGAGCTTGTTGCTGTTAATGATCCATTCATCACCACTGAGTACATG ACATATATGTTCAAGTACGACAGTGTTCATGGCCAGTGGAAGCATCATGAGCTTAAAGTCAAAGATGAAAAGACCCTTCTCTTCGGTGATAAACCCGTCACTGTTTTTGGCATCAG GAACCCTGAGGAAATCCCATGGGGTGCAGCTGGAGCTGACTTTGTTGTGGAGTCTACTGGAGTTTTCACTGATAAGGACAAGGCTGCTGCCCATTTGAAG GGTGGAGCAAAGAAGGTTGTCATTTCTGCTCCTAGCAAGGATGCTCCCATGTTTGTTGTGGGTGTGAACGAGAAGGAATACAAACCCGAACTTGACATTGTTTCAAATGCCAGCTGTACAACCAACTGCCTTGCTCCACTTGCCAAG GTCATTAACGATAGGTTCGGAATTGTTGAGGGTCTTATGACTACTGTTCACTCCATCACTG CCACTCAAAAGACTGTGGATGGACCATCAATGAAGGACTGGAGAGGTGGAAGAGCTGCTTCTTTCAACATCATTCCCAGTAGCACTGGAGCTGCTAAG GCTGTGGGTAAGGTTTTGCCTGCTCTTAATGGGAAATTGACCGGAATGGCCTTCCGTGTGCCAACTGTGGATGTGTCAGTTGTTGACTTGACTGTAAGGCTGGAAAAGAAGGCTACCTATGAGCAGATTAAGGCTGCCATTAA GGAGGAATCAGAGGGCAAAATGAAGGGGATTTTGGGATATACAGAAGACGATGTTGTGTCCACTGACTTTATCGGTGACAACAGGTCGAGCATCTTTGATGCTAAAGCTGGAATAGCTTTGAATGACAACTTTGTGAAACTGGTGTCGTGGTATGATAATGAATGGGGATACAG CTCCCGTGTTATTGACCTCATCTGCCACATTGCATCTGTCCAAGCCTAA